The following coding sequences are from one Oscarella lobularis chromosome 19, ooOscLobu1.1, whole genome shotgun sequence window:
- the LOC136198589 gene encoding alpha-N-acetylgalactosaminide alpha-2,6-sialyltransferase 3-like, whose product MGWLKRTLYFVVFLAFIATFYSLTSIRRQNNVIKTPEVVEQTTKDVETREEEVKKQTATPAIDRNTKTPPTKSSSSSSSKFRKIEGYMDVNSGEVLALDCGSCAFVGSSGHILNSAAGTEIDSHDCVFRMNGAIVRGFEKDVGRRTTVRIVNHNGGVVFNPRGRRSKYFEEEKSDHLVVWGPPQKTPILKPMLVDLVKHYPYLKAFTMTKEKIIALDKQFERETGKDRFKSSSWLTTGWFAFDIVLKACRDNVVVYGLPPGDYCDSAEGAKTFIRYHYYEEGGSECSYYKGHTHHRFAAEKIIYARWAKTRGNVSFRFPSWNLTQIDTSQVKF is encoded by the exons ATGGGGTGGCTCAAACGAACGCtctatttcgtcgtttttctcgcatTCATCGCCACATTCTATTCTTTGACATCGATTCGGCGTCAAAATAACGTGATAAAAACTCCTGAAGTCGTCgagcagacgacgaaagacgtcgagacACGAGAGGAGGAAGTGAAAAAGCAAACTGCAACGCCAGCGATCGATAGAAATACAAAGACTCCTccaacgaaatcgtcgtcgtcgtcgtcgtcaaagttTCGCAAAATCGAAGGCTACATGGACGTGAATAGTGGAGAAGTGCTCGCACTCGATTGCGGCTCATGCGCATTCGTTGGAAGCTCGGGACACATCCTCAATTCAGCGGCCGGCACCGAAATCGATAGCCACGACTGCGTCTTTCGCATGAACGGTGCAATTGTACGTGGTttcgaaaaagacgtcggtcgacgaacgactgTACGCATCGTCAATCACAACGGTGGCGTTGTCTTCAATCCTAGAggtcgtcgttcgaaatacttcgaagaggagaaaagcgATCATTTAGTCGTGTGGGGACCGCCGCAAAAAACGCCCATACTCAAACCTATGCTCGTCGACTTAGTCAAACATTATCCTTACTTGAAAGCGTTCACAATGACCAAGGAGAAAATAATCGCTTTGGATAAACAATTTGAAAGGGAAACGGGTAAAGATCGCTTCAAATCGAGCTCGTGGCTTACCACCGGTTGGTTTGCCTTTGATATCGTACTCAAGGCGTGTCGTGACAACGTTGTCGTCTACGGACTTCCTCCTGGCGATTATTGCGA TTCAGCTGAAGGCGCTAAAACGTTCATTCGTTATCACTATTATGAAGAGGGTGGCAGTGAATGTAGCTACTATAAAGGGCATACACATCACCGATTTGCAGCTGAGAAAATCATCTATGCTCGATGGGCAAAGACGAGAGGAAAcgtctcttttcgttttccctcGTGGAATCTCACACAGATAGATACTAGCCAAgtaaaattttga